AGTCTGTAAACCAAGCAAAACATATCCATTTGTCAACTTTGAGATGTATGGTTATGCTTGTGTACATATCATAACGATCATTCTCTAGCAACTATAGCACTTCCAAGTTTGTATGCAtgttaataaagtttttaactgctatatgattattattattattattattattattatattattattattattattattattattattattattattatgtttactGAAGGTGTGATGTGTgacaatatacatatatatattgatgagaGTTAAGAGATCTTACGTCCGGTCTCATGCGTGACGTGAGCAAAAAATGCTGCAATCTCACGTTTGGAATCGTCATTTGATCCAATCTTGCCAAACTTAGAATAAAAATTGAGGGCACTGAGAAACGCATCTCGTGTGTAGAAGCTCTTCCCGGCACAATCTCCCCCGGCTTGATTGATTATTCCGTTGAAGAATTCCGGTGTAACAACATCAGCCACCGTAACATCATTGTTACTAGGCGTGCTAGGGGTACTAGGTGCCGAGGTACAAGGTCCCTCTTGACATCCTTGGCCACAATAATCATCACCGGTGCCACAGAAGCCATACTGACTACAGCACAAGTTGGGAGCACAACCACAATTTTGAGACACTATCAACTGCGGCATGGTTACAGCCAGCATCATAGCCAGCATGATGGATAGTAAATTGTTTCCCATGTTAAGAGAAAACATAAGGTAAGcaaggtgtttttttatttaattaagggtACAAAATCTGGATGGAAAAATAAGGTTTGGTTTGGGCCATATATATAGCGCAGGATAGCATGtagatttttatggatatttGTGGCGCCACTACCTG
This genomic stretch from Populus alba chromosome 19, ASM523922v2, whole genome shotgun sequence harbors:
- the LOC118056575 gene encoding endochitinase EP3; this encodes MPQLIVSQNCGCAPNLCCSQYGFCGTGDDYCGQGCQEGPCTSAPSTPSTPSNNDVTVADVVTPEFFNGIINQAGGDCAGKSFYTRDAFLSALNFYSKFGKIGSNDDSKREIAAFFAHVTHETGHFCYIEEKNVASDQDFCNKSYTQYPCNPNKKYFGQQWEVGSNTTSISTDSIQVKEYKA